Below is a genomic region from Pirellulales bacterium.
TTGGGCATCCCCTCCCAGGCCGAGGGGAGCACGAGCAACTCGCTCGCGCGCAACAGGCGCGGCACGTCGTCGCGCCGCCCCAGCCGATGCACGCGGTCGGCCACGCCCAATTGTATACACTTGTTGTACACAACTTCGCGCAGGGGGCCATCGCCCACCAGCAGCAGGTCGTGCTGCGGCAGTCGCTCCAGCAAGCGCGGCGCCTGCTCGACGAGCCACACGCTGCGCTTCTGCTCGTCGAGCCGACCGACATAGATGATCGCTCGCCTTCCCGCCGCGACCCCCAACGTGGTGAGATCGAGCGGCTCGGCCTGGGCAAAGCGGGGCACGTCGACACCGTTCGGAATCACCGACAAGCGGTCGCCCGGCAGGCCCCCCTCGCGCCGCGAGAAGTCCGCCACGTCCGCGCTGACGCAGACGTAATGATCGACCCAACGCGAGGTCATTCGGTCGAGCCAGAGCCGCGCGCGACCGCGCCGCTCTGCCACGCGGATACCGCAGACCATTCGAACTCCGGCGCGGCGCGCGGCGAGGCGACCCAGCAGGTTGGCGTGATGCAAAAAGCTCTGCGCGATCGCCGGTCGATCGCGCCGCCAGGCGGCGGTCAGCCAGCGCAGGGCGCGGGGGGCATCCCGCACGGTACGCACCCCGCAAAATTCGCAGGCGATTCCGGCCGACTCCAGCGCGCGCACCAAGCGATCCTGACCTGCCGCGGGTCGCGGTTGCAGAACATAGACCTGGGGCCGGAAGCCGTGCTCGCCGAGCCCCAGCGCCAGGTTGGTCAGGGCCTGCTCGGCCCCCCCCACCTCGAGCCCCGTGATGAGCAGGGCCATGGGCGTGGCCGACTCGACCGGTTGATCGCCTGCACGCGACATGAACGTTCCGCAACTCAAAAGAAATAGGGAAAACAGTGTGGCTCCCGCTCGCCTTGGGCGTTCGGCGCACGCGGCCGTTGGCTTATACTCGCCTCCCCGGCCGACGCCTAGGCGATTCACCTCCAGGCGTTCATCGGCCAAAGCTTCCGCGAGCCGCCCGATCGTGTCCGACGCCGAACTTTCTCATTATGACTACGAATTGCCGGTCGAGTTGATCGCCCAGCAGCCGCTGCACGAACGTAGCGACGCACGGCTACTCGTGGTCAATCGAGCCCAGGCAAGTATCGCTCATCATTACGTCCGCGATTTGCCCGAGTTGTTGCGGGCAGGGGATATGGTGGTGGTCAACGAGTCGAAGGTCGTGCCCGCGCGGCTTTTGGGCCGGCGCGAGAGGACGGGGGGCAATTGGGAGGGGCTGTTTCTCTCGGTCGGCGCCGACGGGCGCTGGCATCTGCTCAGCAAGACCCGGGGCAAGGTGCAGCCGGGAGAATGGA
It encodes:
- a CDS encoding glycosyltransferase, translated to MSRAGDQPVESATPMALLITGLEVGGAEQALTNLALGLGEHGFRPQVYVLQPRPAAGQDRLVRALESAGIACEFCGVRTVRDAPRALRWLTAAWRRDRPAIAQSFLHHANLLGRLAARRAGVRMVCGIRVAERRGRARLWLDRMTSRWVDHYVCVSADVADFSRREGGLPGDRLSVIPNGVDVPRFAQAEPLDLTTLGVAAGRRAIIYVGRLDEQKRSVWLVEQAPRLLERLPQHDLLLVGDGPLREVVYNKCIQLGVADRVHRLGRRDDVPRLLRASELLVLPSAWEGMPNVVLEAMAAGLPVVATRVEGVAEALGPLAAAQTFDPGDAEGLVFRAFALVGPAAEGVRLGGENQRRVAEHFSVDAMVAAYAAFYRRWLSL